CGCCCTCGAAGGTCGTGAACACATCGGTATCTGCGCGGAGGGCGCCGATGCGGTTGGAGGCGAGGTAGCCCTGGCCGCCGCAGGCTTCACGGCACTCCTGGAGGGTATCGACGGTCCAGTCGGAGGCAAACGCCTTGAGTGCGGCTGCGAGTGTCTCGATCTCGCGCGTGTCCTCATCGGAACGGGTGGCGAAGGAACGGACGAGGGACTTGAGAGCGAAGTCGAGGGCGATGGCCGTGGCGAGCCGCGGGATGAGGCGGCGCTGCATGGTGATGTAGTCGAGCACGGGCACCTCGGCGCCGCCTTCGGGACCGAACTGCCGGCGCTGGTCGGTGTAGCGGACGGCGATGGTGAGGCCGTTCTTTGCGGCGCTGAGGCTGGCGCAGGCGATGCTGATGCGGCCGGCCACGAGAGTGCCGAGCATGGTGAAGAAGCGGCGGCCTGCGCCGGGTATGGGGCTGGCGTACGCGCCGCCTTCGCTGACGCTGCCGTAGCGGTCGAGCAGGTTATCGCGCGGGATGCGCACCTGGTCAAATGCGATGCGGCCGTTGTCGACGCCGTTCAAACCTGCCTTGAGCCCGCAATCCTCAATGGAGACGCCCGCGAGGACGTTGCCGTCGCCGTCACGGATCGGAACGAGGAACGCGTGCACGCCGTGGTCGCCGGTATCGGTGTGGAGCTGTGCAAAGACGACGGCGAGGCGACCGTGCAGGGCGGCATTGCCGATGTAGTCCTTGCGTGCGTGGAGCGATGGCGTGTGGATGACGAACTCACCGGTGGCGGAATCGTAGCGGGCCGTCGTCTCGATGTCGCGCACGTTCGAGCCGTGTCCCGTTTCGGTCATCGCGAAACAGCCGGGCAGCTCCAGAGACGCGACATCGCGCAGGTACTTCTCGTGATGTCGGCGCGTGCCCAGCAGGAAGATGCTGCCGCCGAACAGACCGAAATGCACGCCATACTTCACGAGCAGGCTCAGGTCGTGGTACGCGATGGTCTCGAATGCGGCGATCGATGCCGCCACATCGTTCCTGCCGCCGAACTCTTCCGGGAACGCGAGCGCACCGAATCCTTCGTCGGCAAGAACGCGGCACCAGGCCAGGACGGTCTCGCGGTATGCACGGGTATCGCGTGGATCGACGAAGTGGAACGAGTCGGTCGTGAGAACCTGCATCACGCGCGCACGCGTGTCGCGTGAATCGGAGTCCAGCCACTCGTTCAGGCGCGCGGGATCGAACGCGAGAGCGGGGGTGTGCCGGATTCCGGCGACGTCGGGCGGGGCGGGCGGCGGCGTGTCGGTGAGCGATCGTGCGGCCTCGACGCTCGCGACGCCGAGCGCCTGCTGGAGCTCCTCCAGTGCCGTTCGCACGGCGTCTCCCGTGTCCGTCTGCGCGGTGGCGGCGATGCGCTCACCGAGCCGCACGAGGTCCTCGGGACCGGCGGCCATGTCGTGGCCGCCATACGCCTCGATCAGCTCGAGCAGCCGTTCGAGCTCCGCGGCGGAGGGAGGGTCATCGGGGTTCAGCCACGCACGCAGCACGGTACGAGCGTGCGCGTCGAGGAGGTCCGGCCGGCCGGCGACGTCACGCACCGCCTCGAGCTCCTCGGCGGAGAGGGCACCGTCGGCCCAGGCCAGGTACAGCAGCGGCGCCAGGGGCAGCAGGTCACGGTGCAGCTCGCGCTGGCGGCGGGGAGCCGGAGTGCCGCTCCCGGCCGACGGTTCTGCGCCCGCAGCGGCGCGCGTTCTCACCGGATCCGGGCGTCGGTGCCGGCCGATGAATACAGGCCGTTGAACACGAACCTGAACGTGCCGTGCGGCTGGGCGCGGAAGAGGACCTCGGGCCCGAAGAGGAAGAGGCGCCCGTCGCCGACGTCGGCCTGGACCATGGCGATTCCGCCCTCGAGCGCACGCTCGCCCCACGCCCAGCCGCTGCGCAGCGGCGAAGGCGAGTCGAACCAGGCGATGGGCCGGATGTTGTCGGCACCCGCCTCGATGCGCATGACCGGGCTGTTGTCGAACATGACATCCACCCGATCCGGCATGCCGTACGCCACTGGCAATGTGTTGTCCACACGCACGTCGAGCAGCGAGCCAGGCACGTAGTATTCCGAGCGGGGCGGCGACTGTTCGCGACCGTCGACGGATCGGGCGAGTGCATCATGGATCGGCAGACCCAGGTGCTGAGCGAGATTCGTGGAGCTTCCGATCGTCACGATGGTGCCGCCCGCCTCCAGGTACTGGCGCAGGCGCGGGATCGTGGTTTCCGCGGTGATGCTGCCCGTCATGTGGCTGAACTCGGCGGGCACATCGTCGTCGTCGCCGCCCATGCCACCGCGCCCGCCGCCGCCCTGTCGCACCGGCGGAATGGCGCCGGTCACGAAGAGGATGGCGTCGTACTGGCTGAGGTCACCGGTGTCGAGCGTCTGCGGATACACGACGTCGAACGGGAAGTCGAAGCGTTCGAGGATCCAGCGCGCCCAGCCGGACGGCATGGAGCCGCCGTAGCGGTCCCAGAGCGCGACGCGGATCGGCTCCAGGCGGGTGTGCTCGCCGGACGGACGCGCGCCCGTAGCCGTGAACGTGAGGCCCGTCTCGCGCGCGATGCGCTCCGCATCGGCGCGCGCATCGCCCTGCTGCCGGATGTAGAACGTCCCCGCTGGATGCGTCGTGCGACCGGCACGGTGCGGCTGCCGGAGCCGGTATACCGTGTGGCCAGCGGCAAGCAGGCGGTTCACCGCGAGAAATGCATCATTCGCCTGTGCCGTGAGCAGCAGGCCCGCATTGCCGGAACCCGCGATTCCGCCCGTGGGCCGCGGCGCGCGCAACCCTTCGATCTTCTCGAACGGTCCGTCGAAACCCTCGACGACACGATCGAACTGCACGCCCATCTGGTAGGCGAGCGTCCAGCCCGCGTTATCGTACGGCGGCGTCGGCGGCCCGCCCGGATACGGGATGTCGTCCGGGTGGTCCTGCGGCTCGAACATGTCGATGGCGTGGGGCGCAAACGCCTGGGCTGTCTTCACGACGAAGGAGCCGGGGGGATACTGCTTCCCCGCAACATTGAACGCGCTGGTCGCCCGATGCACGTGAACGCCGGTCTCGAGGAGTGCATCCACGAACTTGGCGGCCGTCAGGAAATCCGGCTGATCGGCCGGGATGATATAGCCACGGGCATCGCGCAGCGCGGGGTCGCGCAGCGTGCTCTCGAAATCCTCCCGCGTGCCGCGCGCGTTCATGTTCGGCGCGTCATCCGTACCGGCGTCCTCGGCCTCGGCCGTGTCGCGCAGCGCTACCGCGGCACTCGCCACGTAGCGCGGATAGTGCGTCCACGTGTCCTCGCTACCGCGCGCGATCGCGTTCGCTCCCATCCGGTAAATGTTGTACAGGAACGTGTCACGGCGCCGCGATGCGATGTCCAGTACGGCGTAGTTCGCCGTCACCGAGTAGTCGACCGAATGCCGGAAATGCCACGTCTGCGGCTCGATCGGGTCAGGCAGATCGCTGTGCGGAATCTGGCGACGCGGGATGAACGGGATCTGGAGCGGTGTGGGGCTGCCGATCGTCTCGGTCAGCAGGCCGATCATGTTGTGGAAATACGGCGTCGTACGCAGACCGCCATTCCACCACGTCGAGTAGTTCGCGCCGGACCGCATCGTCACGCCCGCCTTGCCCTCGCGCAGGAAGCGGTCGTGCATCGCCGCACCGACCATGTCGATGCTCACGGGGATCAGCGGATCGTAGTTGTGATTGAACGGGTCGCGGAAAGGTGGTGCGAACATCACGGTCCCGGCCGGTCCAGTCTGGTGGTGGTTGTAGACGATCTGCGGGTACCACTCCGTGTACATCACGCGGTTCATGTTCTCCGTCTCGGCCTGCGTCGAGGCGTAGAAGTCGCGGTTGTTGTCGTGGCCGACGTACTTCTGGTACAGGCGCGGCAGTCCGCCGGTGCTGCGCTCCTCGGGATCCGCCTCGCGCATGTACCAGTCGGAGACGAGCTCCATGCCATCGGGGTTGGCGTGCACCGCGAGGATGATGACATCGTCGAGGATGCGCAGGGTCTCCGGATCGTCGCGGCTGATGAGCTGGTACACGGATTCCATCAGCTGCTGAGCACCGAGCACCTCCGTGGCGTGCAGGCCGCCGTCGATCCATACGACAGCCCTGCCCTCCTCGGCCAGGCGTCGAGCCTCATCGTCCGTGAGGCCTTCGGCGAGGGCGAGGCGGCGGGAAATCTCGCGATAGCGCTCCAGATTGCGATGGTTCCCGGGCGAAGTGATGATGGCCATCAGCTGGGGCCGCCCCTCCTCCGTGGTACCGATCGTGTCGAGCACCATGCGGTCCGACTCACCGGCGAGACGCTGCCAGTAGCTCATGAAGGCGGTGTAGTCGGGCAGCACGTAGTCGGCGCCTATGGGATGGCCGAACTGCTGTTCGGGCGAGGTGACGCGCGTCTGTGCCGCGGCGTCCTGGGCGAGAGCGAAGAGGAGCGGCAGTACGGCCGCTGCACGGAGGCGTGTCTGGAGCATGGCGATCCTCTGTCGCGACGCGCGACGGTCAGGTTCGGCTCGGTGAGTTTAAGTCAGCATACAGTGATACGCGCTGCACCGCCAGCGGTCGCGCCGCAGTGCGGCGCGTGGAGCGATCGGACATGATGCGGAGGCGTCGAGCGATTGCTTGCCGCGGGCGCGCCAGCGCTCTATCCTACGCGCGCACTGAATCGGAGGAGATGGTGACAGAGACCCTGTTCACAATCCATTCGTACGTACGCTACCTCGTTCTGCTCGCTGGAGTGGGCGCGGTCATCGCGGCCATCATCGGCTGGGGGACGGCGGGTCTGCCGCCGCGGGCGGAGCGGGCTCTGTCCGGTGCGTTCATCGGCCTGCTGGATCTGCAGATCGTACTGGGCGTGCTGCTGCTGCTGACCGGCTTCCCGTTCTACGGCGCACTCACCGGCCATCTCTTCATGATGGTGCTCGCCGCTGCCGCCGCGCACGGCGCGTCCGTCCTGGCGCGGCGGCGCGAGCCCGCGCGCTCCGGCTCACCCGCACGCACGATCGGATTCATGATCTCGCTGCTGCTCATCGTCGGCGGCATCATGGCCATCCAGCGAACCATCATCTAGCCAGCTGCGCGCAGAGCACCGGCGTTTTTCTTGCACCCGTCGCACGTCACTCGAACTGTGGAGGAACGCCGGTGACGAAGGGCACGATCGCCATACTGACGGGCGGTGGAGACGTACCGGGACTGAATCCGGCCATCCGCGCCATTACCGTCCGGGCAACGAGGGAAGGATACCGCGTGATCGGAATCCGCCGGGGGTGGGGCGGACTGGTGGACATGGATCCGGAGAAGGGTGCGGACAACAGCTTCAACTACCAGATCCTGACGGAGGAGGTTGTCAATCGGGCGGGCCGCACAGGCGGCACGTTCCTGCACACGTCACGGACGCGCCCGAGCCATCTGCCGCGGAGCGCGATGCCCGCGCACCTTGCCGAGACGTACCGCGACGATGTGAATGACGTCACACCTCAGGTCCTGCGCAATCTCGAGCACCTGGGTGTCGATCATCTCATCCCGATCGGCGGCGATGACACGCTGAGTTACGCACAGCGGCTGCACGAGGAAGGGGTGAACGTCGTCGCAATTCCGAAGACCATGGACAATGACGTGCCGGGCACGGACTACTGCATCGGATTCAGCACGTGCGTGACGCGCACGATCGAGCTGACGCACCGTCTGCGTACGTCCGCCGGCTCCCATGAACGGTTCCTCGTGATCGAAGTGTTCGGTCGCTACGCCGGCTTCACGGCGCTCCTGCCGACCATGGCGGGTGCGGCCGACCGCTGCATCATCCCCGAGCACGCGTTCGACATCGAGCGCCTGGCCGAGTTGATGGTGTACGACCGGAACCGGCACCCGAGCCGCTATGCCGTCGCGCTCGTCTCGGAGGGCGCGCGCATGGCGACGCAGGAGGGAATGTCGTTCGAGGGAGGCGAGGCCGATCAGTACGGGCACCGCAAGCTGGGCGGTATCGGCGATTCGGTGTCTGCGATGCTGCAGGACCTCTCGCCGCGGTACAACAACGGCCGCAAGGTCAACGTCGTCAATCAGCGGCTCGGCTATCTGGTACGCTCGGGCGATCCCGACGCGCTCGACTCGATCGTGCCGATGGCATTCGGCAACCTGGCGCTCGACCTGATCCTGCGCGGGGAGTTCGGCCGGCTGGTGAGCGTGCACAACGGTCGCTACGACTCGGTCTCGATCGAGGTCGTCACGGGCACGAAGAAGCACGTTGACGTGAAGAAGTACTACAGCACGGACCGCCTGCGTCCGATCTACGACTTCTGGGACAAGCCGTTGTTCATCATGACGAGCGATCTGCCACGGGGGTAGGAATCGGCTCAACACGCGCAGCGCCCCTCAGTGCGTCCCAGTCGCGGTGCTCGTCGGTGACACGGCGCAGGATGAAGTAGGAGATGATCACGAGGACGAGCAGAGCGAGGACGCCGAAACCCTGGCCGACGTGCTCCTGCAATCCGATCGTTCGGATGGTGATGAATGCCATGCCCGCCCAGATCAGGGGACCGGTGACGGCGGAGAAGCGGCCGACCATGCCGTAGAGTCCGTAGAACTCGCCAATGCGGTCGGGCGGCGTGAGACGCAGCATGTAGGGGCGATCGGCGGACCAGACGCCTCCGAGCGCGAAGCCGGCAGCGGACGCGACGATATAAAGCGGCAGGAGCGGCAGGCCGGCGATGCCGACGACCGCCGCGAAGATGAAGATGCCCATCCAGCTGAGCAGCACCCAGCTCAGCGTGCGCTTCGGGCCGTAACGGTCCGTAAGCCAGCCCCACACGAACCCGCCAATGACGGCAAATGTGATGGCCACGGCGAGCACGAGATTCGCCTTGGCCCTGCCCTCCTCCTGAGTGAGTCCTGTGTTCACCGCGACGTTGACTGTGTACAGTCCCATGATCGAGATGACCGTGTTGATCGCGTCCGTGTAGAAGACGCGGCCGACGAGGAAGCGCAGCAGGCCGGGATACTCGCGGCCGGAGCGGAGCGTACGAATCGTCTCCCGGGTCGCCTCGGGGACCATGCGGAACGTGATTGGACGCGTGCGGGGGTTGCCCCGCTCGCGCACGAAGAAGAAGCACGGTATCGCGAAAACGAGGAACGCGACAGCGATCGCGGTGAACAGCTCCGGCGCACGCTCGACGCCAATGACCGAGCCGATCGCGATGGCGAGATAGGAGCCGAGGTAGCCGACTCCGACCCCGATACCGCCGATACGTCCCCGATTCTCCGGCGTACTCACCTCAGGGAGCAGAGCATCGTAGAACTGGAGGCCGGCCTGGTACGCGATGTTGGCGATGATGAAAAGCACGGCGGTGGTATAGAAGCCCCAGCGGGCGAGCAGCATGGTACATCCCACGCAGATCATCGTGCTCGCGATGAGGAAAGGCATCCTGCGTGGTGCGCGGTCCGTCATCGCCCCCAGCAGGGGGGAGACCAGGAAGATGATCGACATCGAGATCGCGGTGATCAGCGGGTAGACCATGTCGGCCCGATCGGCCCCCACCGCGTCCTGCACCCAGAGCGAGAAATAGAGTGACACAATGCCAAGCGAGAAGATGGTGTTGGCGAGGTCGTAGAGGACCCAGCTCACCACCGAGCGGCGCGGAATATACCTCTCCCCTGACAGCGCGACCTCGGTGGCCGTGCTGGCGATCTGGTTCTCGAAGGTCGACATGCTCACTCTGGTTGGCGGATGGGCGAACCCGCCGGTAATTCACCTCCGCGCACGCCGACTTGTCAAGGACAGCACGGAACAACGGGCGCCCTGCATCAGCGGAGCGCCCCCGTCCCACTGTCTTCTGCGTGCCGCCTATTCCTCGTCGACCACCTTGCGGCGGACAACCACTTCCTCGATGACGGGACGACGCTCGATGACCACCTCCTCGGTGTCGTCGTCGATCAGACCCCGGTCGGAGTCGCGCTCGCTCGCACCGTAGGTCACCGATCTCGGCACATCGCCACGCGCATCGCGCACCTCATCGTGACGCTCGACGGCCTTCATGCGATCGCGCGGCCGCTGGTCGTGGCGCGCGTCGATGTCGCCGCTGTCCACGATCACAGCCTTGTTCTCGCGGTCGAGCTGGACGGACCGGATCGGCACCTCGGCGTGCACGCCGCCGTCGCGCAGCTCGAC
The sequence above is a segment of the Longimicrobiales bacterium genome. Coding sequences within it:
- a CDS encoding PRC-barrel domain-containing protein, with amino-acid sequence MAKNKDRSRRDQSGIGPDPETARRHRLVAMHDLDGYTIADGEPDIRGWDVRTLNGREIGEIEDLLIDTERGEVVMIEVELRDGGVHAEVPIRSVQLDRENKAVIVDSGDIDARHDQRPRDRMKAVERHDEVRDARGDVPRSVTYGASERDSDRGLIDDDTEEVVIERRPVIEEVVVRRKVVDEE
- a CDS encoding ATP-dependent 6-phosphofructokinase, with the protein product MTKGTIAILTGGGDVPGLNPAIRAITVRATREGYRVIGIRRGWGGLVDMDPEKGADNSFNYQILTEEVVNRAGRTGGTFLHTSRTRPSHLPRSAMPAHLAETYRDDVNDVTPQVLRNLEHLGVDHLIPIGGDDTLSYAQRLHEEGVNVVAIPKTMDNDVPGTDYCIGFSTCVTRTIELTHRLRTSAGSHERFLVIEVFGRYAGFTALLPTMAGAADRCIIPEHAFDIERLAELMVYDRNRHPSRYAVALVSEGARMATQEGMSFEGGEADQYGHRKLGGIGDSVSAMLQDLSPRYNNGRKVNVVNQRLGYLVRSGDPDALDSIVPMAFGNLALDLILRGEFGRLVSVHNGRYDSVSIEVVTGTKKHVDVKKYYSTDRLRPIYDFWDKPLFIMTSDLPRG
- a CDS encoding M14 metallopeptidase family protein, with protein sequence MLQTRLRAAAVLPLLFALAQDAAAQTRVTSPEQQFGHPIGADYVLPDYTAFMSYWQRLAGESDRMVLDTIGTTEEGRPQLMAIITSPGNHRNLERYREISRRLALAEGLTDDEARRLAEEGRAVVWIDGGLHATEVLGAQQLMESVYQLISRDDPETLRILDDVIILAVHANPDGMELVSDWYMREADPEERSTGGLPRLYQKYVGHDNNRDFYASTQAETENMNRVMYTEWYPQIVYNHHQTGPAGTVMFAPPFRDPFNHNYDPLIPVSIDMVGAAMHDRFLREGKAGVTMRSGANYSTWWNGGLRTTPYFHNMIGLLTETIGSPTPLQIPFIPRRQIPHSDLPDPIEPQTWHFRHSVDYSVTANYAVLDIASRRRDTFLYNIYRMGANAIARGSEDTWTHYPRYVASAAVALRDTAEAEDAGTDDAPNMNARGTREDFESTLRDPALRDARGYIIPADQPDFLTAAKFVDALLETGVHVHRATSAFNVAGKQYPPGSFVVKTAQAFAPHAIDMFEPQDHPDDIPYPGGPPTPPYDNAGWTLAYQMGVQFDRVVEGFDGPFEKIEGLRAPRPTGGIAGSGNAGLLLTAQANDAFLAVNRLLAAGHTVYRLRQPHRAGRTTHPAGTFYIRQQGDARADAERIARETGLTFTATGARPSGEHTRLEPIRVALWDRYGGSMPSGWARWILERFDFPFDVVYPQTLDTGDLSQYDAILFVTGAIPPVRQGGGGRGGMGGDDDDVPAEFSHMTGSITAETTIPRLRQYLEAGGTIVTIGSSTNLAQHLGLPIHDALARSVDGREQSPPRSEYYVPGSLLDVRVDNTLPVAYGMPDRVDVMFDNSPVMRIEAGADNIRPIAWFDSPSPLRSGWAWGERALEGGIAMVQADVGDGRLFLFGPEVLFRAQPHGTFRFVFNGLYSSAGTDARIR
- a CDS encoding acyl-CoA dehydrogenase, whose protein sequence is MRTRAAAGAEPSAGSGTPAPRRQRELHRDLLPLAPLLYLAWADGALSAEELEAVRDVAGRPDLLDAHARTVLRAWLNPDDPPSAAELERLLELIEAYGGHDMAAGPEDLVRLGERIAATAQTDTGDAVRTALEELQQALGVASVEAARSLTDTPPPAPPDVAGIRHTPALAFDPARLNEWLDSDSRDTRARVMQVLTTDSFHFVDPRDTRAYRETVLAWCRVLADEGFGALAFPEEFGGRNDVAASIAAFETIAYHDLSLLVKYGVHFGLFGGSIFLLGTRRHHEKYLRDVASLELPGCFAMTETGHGSNVRDIETTARYDSATGEFVIHTPSLHARKDYIGNAALHGRLAVVFAQLHTDTGDHGVHAFLVPIRDGDGNVLAGVSIEDCGLKAGLNGVDNGRIAFDQVRIPRDNLLDRYGSVSEGGAYASPIPGAGRRFFTMLGTLVAGRISIACASLSAAKNGLTIAVRYTDQRRQFGPEGGAEVPVLDYITMQRRLIPRLATAIALDFALKSLVRSFATRSDEDTREIETLAAALKAFASDWTVDTLQECREACGGQGYLASNRIGALRADTDVFTTFEGANHVLYQLVARGCLTEYRDQFGELKLWNIARHIAARAATRVTELNPITTRRTDTEHLVDTDFHAAAFRYREERLTASLARRLKQRIDDGMDSFDALNECQDHAVALGRAFAERFILERLHAGVADCPDPASARVLERLSALFGLARLEAGADWYLETGYIDAPKSRAIRSAINDLCRELRPVAPAVAAAFGIPDRLLEPPPAHLV
- a CDS encoding MFS transporter, which codes for MSTFENQIASTATEVALSGERYIPRRSVVSWVLYDLANTIFSLGIVSLYFSLWVQDAVGADRADMVYPLITAISMSIIFLVSPLLGAMTDRAPRRMPFLIASTMICVGCTMLLARWGFYTTAVLFIIANIAYQAGLQFYDALLPEVSTPENRGRIGGIGVGVGYLGSYLAIAIGSVIGVERAPELFTAIAVAFLVFAIPCFFFVRERGNPRTRPITFRMVPEATRETIRTLRSGREYPGLLRFLVGRVFYTDAINTVISIMGLYTVNVAVNTGLTQEEGRAKANLVLAVAITFAVIGGFVWGWLTDRYGPKRTLSWVLLSWMGIFIFAAVVGIAGLPLLPLYIVASAAGFALGGVWSADRPYMLRLTPPDRIGEFYGLYGMVGRFSAVTGPLIWAGMAFITIRTIGLQEHVGQGFGVLALLVLVIISYFILRRVTDEHRDWDALRGAARVEPIPTPVADRSS